A single window of Granulicella mallensis MP5ACTX8 DNA harbors:
- a CDS encoding helix-turn-helix domain-containing protein, protein MDLVETLATKQNAWKVNELAELFNCTPQSLYDLVRNGGIPYFRVGGAIRFDPVAVSRWVQNKGVLEGKRGASRKPWGMKTT, encoded by the coding sequence ATGGACTTGGTAGAAACTCTTGCGACCAAACAGAACGCCTGGAAGGTAAACGAACTTGCCGAGTTGTTCAACTGCACTCCCCAATCACTCTACGATCTCGTGAGAAATGGAGGAATTCCCTATTTCAGGGTAGGAGGGGCAATCCGGTTCGATCCGGTAGCCGTGTCGAGATGGGTTCAAAACAAGGGCGTCCTTGAGGGCAAGCGGGGTGCATCGCGCAAACCCTGGGGGATGAAGACAACGTAA
- a CDS encoding RHS repeat-associated core domain-containing protein, whose protein sequence is MMQSVCTEQSRPSFRMRARKSAFTYKAVLIVVWALCGSFSGAKSNFLQAQLTAVEEKGLPSDSTFQGGDIDLVNLHNGNLHISIPLASLKQRGGTTLSWSFVYDTQGWIKQWYENPGCGISVPGAQVVTAGVIAQPLGVAPPGGGGGNPVNCNPPGQYLVAATKTSSTGWRLSNPFNWSVEYLRPTTSAPCLTDANLMYIAVTNWRIVDPQGTSHALPLREELDGNGTCLGQTLKGPALDGSGIVYDAQANTVYLKDGTQIMPGAQGEIRDRNGNIMSLQGDTDTLNRSPVTTTSGPGVTYTTPLGNAIQGYQYTNYTVYDSSGNPQVYKVDYQAMDFASNMCTEATMSGTQSQSYPCEDTVIPIIEPWHLTLPSGKAYVFTFNNGSMGELAKVDLPTGGSISYSYSGLYQTQPNTIPGQQPNWVGGPGVTSRTVTVNGAANKWTYKINPDEQATVTDPLGNTQIHTYGLVQPSNAPANYNTYLGAYYDTSATYSDSSGNLLKTVANDYTAEYDPINNAIANVRVIRTTTTLAGNQVTKKETDYETFQYNCLDAISCPGTATRLNPTETREYDYGTGTPGGLLRRTDYTYLHTGNQSYINLNIVSDPAVVSIYDGSGTMAAQTTYEYDNYSHLNQPMVASAAVQHDTGYGTSFTTRGNVTAIEKWRNTDGALLTSTNQFDDAGNLLSTIDPLKHQTSFDYTDSWSNSICAPSGAGKEYLTKTTNAAGQVTTSKYDSCTGEIASTTDSNLQTTSWTYDVLNRPKQISYPDGGQTSYCYSDIGTGSCPSSSVLSITGTTKLTSALNFTSTSIFDGLGRTIQTQLTSDPSGVTYSDTTYDGVGHVASVSNPYRGGQSGVVAKSQPTTTYTYDGLGQKIVQTNQDGTTEQWCYDGISSVQSNCSSNKSSIKTGSWVDVTDPNGHHTQQVSDVLGRLTAVMEPDPASGALSLETDYQYDTLSNLTRVDQWGGPVNSSGVRTRSFNYDSLSLLHCASNPENSQNSCPAKATATLPSGVTSYVYDASSNLKNKTDARGITTTYSYDALNRLISKTYSDGTAGASFGYDETGDFGAAGCGGTGFVQCNTIGRLSSATVANVTQSIYSYDAMGRMTVKSTCVASLCGSDRIDQFFTYDLAGNLTSYDHGTDVARNAYYGGHGLSYDSAGRLNLVTGYQQPASPSNLFKATSYGPVGLLESSLGNGLNETRSYDNRMRQTSYNALNAAPTSSPSTLTGYMDDFQNNDVERFPGVTINGSALPQNGLLQVGGWAATAQSCPVAAVEIDIDQTAIGYASLDKVRSDVQSLVYNNDGHHADCGYNFVGSIGGASVGPHSVNVYALDASGNRQLLVDGPGNNTITVSADPPPTGTIDGTVSLPGQITSGGLMTLSGWAIDSQMHAPVGAVKILIDGIPIGYATLGAPRPDVAAAYGDQRYANSGWVFTGSIGNLSVGQHTATAIIYDSGGQSTPVTQATVYNSQTQTWGLAPVIISVVADKTFVSSWFDLVQNASDQTSVVPLNGSIFAGGWVGETQNQTACAKNISRVDVLVDGYYVGQAQLGGARPDVVAAFQNPSCLNSGWSFTGTVSNIDPGVHIFTARAYDETGGSIMLANSGTMQINAQLSPASVTNPLPSQYAWSLGYEPNSNVGYAFDSVNGNYAYLYDNLNRLVAAGSSTTGLQWSYDSFGNRTSQVVTAGSGTSSYETFNANNQPNDVAFDAAGNALGTGVVPLQYDAENRLINANGIRYIYDAEGQRVAKYSGNTLTNVYLYDQAGHVVTELDGSFNVIRREVYAGSRHLGTYDQSGNLTYVLSDWLGTERARANNTGTLCETTTSQPFGDNQQTSGTCFPSPTFFTGKERDAESGLDYFGARYFGSSMGRWMSPDWASDPQSVPYATYTNPQSLNLYSYVENNPITQRDADGHAANENIGSAEPPKAEDGIVILIDDSGPETPLQVSRTAAQDAAERAYDVQGTEAFDVFAAPAGAQQQTCKCEQTIQANQEVVDSVSDYLKKSAEITNTAIMTAGAAVIGAVAATAGPKADTAPGITAGGQATDQYGNKIGPSGKAQIDQVDHTGKKSARDAARRGGKGKPVQHPSPTKGKPHFHPTDSEGEKLPTSVHHNYPN, encoded by the coding sequence ATGATGCAGTCCGTTTGCACAGAACAATCGCGCCCCTCATTCCGTATGCGTGCGCGAAAATCCGCTTTTACCTATAAGGCGGTTTTAATCGTCGTTTGGGCACTTTGCGGCTCGTTCTCCGGCGCAAAATCTAATTTCCTGCAGGCACAATTGACGGCGGTAGAGGAAAAGGGTCTGCCATCAGACAGCACCTTTCAGGGGGGCGATATTGATCTTGTCAATCTACATAATGGGAACTTGCATATCTCAATTCCCCTTGCAAGCCTAAAGCAGCGTGGTGGCACAACCTTGAGCTGGAGCTTTGTGTATGACACGCAAGGCTGGATTAAGCAATGGTATGAAAATCCTGGATGTGGAATATCTGTTCCCGGTGCCCAGGTTGTTACTGCTGGGGTTATAGCCCAACCTTTAGGCGTTGCTCCTCCAGGAGGAGGTGGTGGTAATCCCGTCAATTGCAATCCTCCGGGGCAATACCTTGTGGCCGCAACTAAAACTAGTTCGACCGGTTGGAGATTATCAAACCCTTTCAATTGGAGTGTCGAGTATCTTCGACCTACTACATCTGCACCTTGTCTTACGGACGCTAATTTGATGTACATAGCTGTAACAAATTGGCGGATAGTAGACCCCCAGGGAACATCCCACGCACTTCCACTTCGAGAAGAACTTGATGGAAATGGTACGTGTCTCGGTCAGACCCTGAAGGGGCCGGCGTTGGATGGCTCTGGTATTGTCTACGATGCCCAAGCGAATACGGTTTATCTCAAGGATGGAACACAAATTATGCCTGGCGCGCAGGGAGAAATTCGTGACAGGAACGGTAATATTATGAGCCTTCAAGGGGACACGGATACTCTCAACCGTTCCCCAGTAACTACGACAAGTGGCCCAGGAGTTACTTACACGACGCCATTGGGAAATGCGATACAGGGATATCAATATACAAATTACACAGTCTATGATTCGTCCGGGAATCCACAAGTATATAAGGTGGATTATCAGGCAATGGACTTCGCTTCAAATATGTGTACAGAGGCTACAATGTCCGGGACGCAGTCGCAGTCCTATCCCTGTGAAGACACAGTAATACCAATAATTGAACCATGGCACCTCACGCTCCCGAGCGGTAAGGCTTATGTCTTCACGTTTAATAATGGGTCTATGGGAGAACTGGCTAAAGTCGATTTGCCTACAGGAGGCTCGATTTCGTACAGCTACAGTGGCCTCTATCAAACCCAGCCTAATACGATCCCAGGCCAACAGCCTAACTGGGTTGGTGGTCCTGGTGTAACGAGCAGAACTGTAACCGTGAATGGCGCCGCGAATAAATGGACATACAAAATTAATCCGGATGAGCAGGCAACAGTTACCGATCCTCTGGGCAATACTCAGATTCATACTTATGGTCTTGTCCAACCGAGCAATGCTCCTGCCAACTACAATACATATTTGGGGGCCTACTATGATACCAGTGCTACATATTCGGATTCATCCGGGAATTTGCTAAAGACAGTTGCAAATGACTATACGGCAGAATACGATCCGATAAATAATGCTATTGCTAATGTGCGAGTGATTCGAACTACGACAACGCTTGCCGGTAACCAGGTAACGAAAAAAGAAACAGATTACGAAACCTTTCAATATAACTGTTTAGATGCAATTTCGTGTCCTGGAACGGCTACTCGTCTCAACCCTACAGAAACCAGGGAGTACGATTACGGGACTGGTACTCCTGGAGGACTCTTACGCCGAACAGACTACACGTATCTGCATACCGGAAACCAGAGCTATATAAACCTTAATATCGTGAGCGACCCCGCCGTAGTCTCCATCTATGACGGATCAGGGACAATGGCCGCGCAAACGACCTATGAGTATGACAACTATTCTCATTTGAATCAGCCCATGGTTGCCAGCGCGGCTGTCCAACATGACACTGGCTATGGTACGTCCTTCACAACGCGCGGCAACGTAACCGCTATAGAAAAATGGCGAAATACAGATGGCGCACTTCTTACTTCCACCAACCAATTTGATGACGCTGGTAATCTTCTTTCGACAATCGATCCGCTCAAGCATCAGACAAGTTTCGACTACACCGACTCATGGTCGAATAGTATCTGTGCTCCATCAGGAGCCGGAAAAGAATACCTTACGAAAACTACCAATGCGGCGGGGCAGGTAACCACCTCAAAGTATGATTCCTGCACGGGTGAAATAGCGTCAACAACCGATTCTAATCTTCAAACAACGAGTTGGACTTATGACGTACTCAATAGACCGAAACAGATCAGTTATCCGGATGGTGGCCAGACAAGTTATTGTTATAGCGATATCGGGACTGGTTCCTGCCCAAGTTCCAGCGTCTTGAGCATCACGGGAACTACGAAGCTCACTAGCGCCCTTAACTTTACCAGCACCTCTATTTTCGACGGATTAGGTCGTACCATACAGACTCAGTTAACCTCTGATCCAAGTGGTGTGACGTACTCAGATACGACCTACGATGGGGTAGGTCATGTGGCCTCGGTTTCTAATCCTTACCGTGGCGGTCAATCTGGTGTGGTGGCAAAATCACAGCCCACAACTACCTATACCTACGATGGATTGGGTCAAAAAATTGTACAGACGAATCAGGACGGGACCACAGAGCAATGGTGCTACGACGGTATATCGTCCGTGCAGAGTAATTGCAGTTCAAACAAAAGCTCAATAAAGACCGGTTCTTGGGTTGATGTAACTGATCCGAATGGTCATCATACCCAGCAGGTTAGCGACGTCTTAGGACGATTAACAGCAGTGATGGAACCGGATCCCGCTTCGGGTGCACTCAGTCTTGAGACTGATTACCAATATGACACGCTGAGCAATCTAACGCGAGTGGATCAATGGGGTGGGCCGGTTAATTCATCTGGAGTGCGAACACGAAGTTTCAATTATGATTCGCTGTCTCTATTGCATTGCGCCTCTAACCCGGAAAACAGCCAGAATTCCTGCCCGGCGAAGGCAACAGCCACTCTTCCGTCAGGCGTTACAAGTTATGTCTATGACGCCAGCAGCAATCTGAAGAACAAGACGGACGCACGCGGAATCACCACGACCTACAGCTACGATGCGCTGAACCGATTGATATCGAAAACGTATTCGGACGGGACCGCCGGCGCTTCCTTCGGCTACGACGAAACCGGCGATTTTGGAGCCGCCGGCTGTGGGGGAACTGGTTTTGTGCAGTGCAACACGATTGGCCGGCTATCATCGGCTACCGTGGCTAACGTAACCCAATCTATATACAGTTACGATGCCATGGGCCGGATGACCGTGAAGTCCACCTGTGTAGCCAGCCTGTGTGGCTCTGACCGGATCGATCAATTCTTTACCTACGATCTTGCAGGAAATCTTACCAGCTACGACCATGGCACTGATGTGGCGCGAAATGCCTACTATGGAGGTCACGGACTGAGTTATGACAGCGCTGGCCGGCTGAATCTTGTCACTGGATACCAGCAGCCAGCGAGCCCGTCTAATCTCTTCAAGGCTACTTCCTATGGTCCGGTGGGACTATTAGAGTCGAGCCTGGGGAACGGTCTGAATGAAACCCGCTCGTACGACAACCGAATGCGGCAGACGAGCTATAACGCTCTCAATGCAGCCCCGACATCCTCCCCATCGACTTTGACTGGGTACATGGACGATTTTCAGAACAATGACGTCGAACGATTTCCTGGTGTGACAATCAATGGAAGCGCGCTGCCGCAAAACGGCCTGCTCCAAGTGGGGGGATGGGCAGCTACAGCGCAGAGCTGCCCGGTGGCTGCCGTTGAGATCGACATCGACCAGACCGCCATTGGCTATGCTTCATTAGATAAAGTCCGCTCCGATGTGCAAAGTCTTGTTTATAACAACGACGGGCATCATGCGGACTGCGGGTACAACTTCGTCGGTAGCATTGGGGGAGCCTCCGTAGGTCCGCATTCGGTAAATGTCTATGCTCTGGATGCCTCCGGAAATCGCCAACTCCTGGTGGATGGGCCTGGCAACAACACAATCACCGTCAGCGCTGATCCTCCACCTACCGGGACCATAGACGGCACGGTTTCGCTCCCCGGCCAAATTACCTCGGGCGGACTTATGACTCTTAGTGGATGGGCGATCGACAGCCAGATGCATGCCCCAGTGGGGGCTGTGAAGATCTTGATCGATGGGATTCCTATCGGGTATGCCACCCTAGGAGCTCCTCGTCCTGATGTGGCGGCTGCCTATGGAGACCAGCGTTATGCCAATAGCGGTTGGGTCTTTACGGGAAGCATTGGAAACCTCTCCGTGGGCCAACACACTGCCACAGCCATCATCTACGACAGTGGCGGGCAGAGCACTCCAGTAACTCAGGCCACCGTCTACAACAGCCAGACGCAAACCTGGGGTCTGGCTCCAGTTATTATTAGCGTCGTTGCAGACAAGACATTCGTGTCCAGTTGGTTCGATTTGGTGCAGAACGCCTCCGATCAAACCTCGGTCGTGCCACTCAATGGGAGCATCTTCGCTGGAGGTTGGGTTGGAGAGACCCAGAACCAGACCGCCTGTGCGAAAAATATTAGCAGGGTCGATGTCCTGGTGGATGGCTACTATGTGGGACAGGCTCAGCTCGGGGGCGCTCGGCCGGATGTGGTGGCCGCCTTTCAGAACCCAAGTTGCCTGAACAGCGGTTGGTCGTTCACGGGCACCGTAAGCAATATCGATCCCGGGGTCCACATCTTTACCGCAAGGGCATACGATGAGACCGGCGGGTCGATTATGCTTGCCAACAGCGGAACGATGCAGATCAATGCGCAACTGTCTCCCGCATCAGTAACGAATCCTCTGCCATCGCAATACGCTTGGTCGCTGGGGTATGAACCCAACAGCAATGTGGGATACGCCTTTGACTCGGTGAATGGCAACTATGCCTATCTCTATGACAACCTCAACCGTCTTGTAGCTGCGGGATCGAGCACCACAGGGTTGCAGTGGAGCTATGACTCGTTCGGGAACCGGACCTCGCAGGTGGTAACTGCTGGTTCGGGAACCAGCAGTTACGAAACGTTCAATGCGAACAACCAGCCGAACGATGTGGCTTTCGATGCGGCTGGAAATGCTCTGGGCACTGGTGTGGTTCCACTGCAATACGACGCCGAGAACAGGCTGATCAACGCCAACGGTATCCGCTATATTTACGATGCCGAGGGGCAGCGTGTAGCCAAATACAGTGGCAACACGCTCACGAACGTTTACCTGTACGACCAAGCGGGTCACGTGGTCACCGAACTGGATGGCTCCTTCAATGTCATCCGCCGGGAAGTCTATGCTGGATCACGACATCTCGGGACCTATGACCAGAGTGGCAATCTGACTTACGTGCTGTCAGATTGGCTTGGTACAGAACGCGCAAGAGCCAACAATACCGGGACACTCTGCGAGACCACTACCAGTCAACCTTTCGGGGATAACCAGCAAACTAGCGGGACCTGCTTTCCGTCTCCAACGTTCTTTACCGGCAAGGAACGGGATGCAGAATCAGGGCTGGATTACTTCGGGGCCAGGTATTTCGGCAGCAGCATGGGGCGGTGGATGTCGCCAGACTGGGCATCCGACCCGCAGTCAGTTCCGTATGCAACCTATACAAACCCACAATCGCTGAACCTGTATTCCTATGTCGAAAACAATCCAATCACCCAACGCGATGCGGATGGACATGCGGCTAACGAAAATATCGGTTCAGCTGAGCCACCTAAAGCGGAGGACGGTATCGTCATACTGATAGATGATTCAGGACCGGAGACCCCCCTTCAAGTCTCTAGAACAGCTGCCCAGGATGCTGCCGAAAGGGCTTATGATGTTCAGGGTACCGAGGCATTCGACGTCTTCGCTGCTCCTGCTGGGGCCCAACAGCAGACCTGTAAGTGTGAGCAAACTATACAGGCAAACCAGGAAGTGGTAGATAGTGTTAGTGACTACCTGAAAAAAAGTGCGGAAATAACCAATACTGCGATTATGACGGCGGGGGCGGCTGTTATCGGGGCTGTTGCAGCAACCGCTGGTCCTAAGGCCGATACTGCTCCTGGGATAACAGCAGGAGGACAGGCGACGGATCAGTATGGGAATAAAATAGGACCAAGTGGCAAGGCGCAAATTGACCAAGTGGACCACACAGGGAAAAAGTCAGCGAGGGATGCGGCAAGACGAGGCGGCAAAGGTAAACCTGTCCAACATCCTAGCCCGACAAAAGGCAAACCTCACTTCCATCCTACGGATTCGGAAGGCGAAAAGTTACCTACTAGCGTGCACCATAACTATCCAAACTAA
- a CDS encoding type II toxin-antitoxin system HicB family antitoxin, producing MKPHPKQQRRAGRAFNSMDKQSGYAARFEQARDGGWGAITVQMCVVGLGSSLGEARQSVSDGIAVWLEYKRDNNEPVPDPEWKEVPLNDSVSSY from the coding sequence ATGAAACCCCATCCCAAGCAGCAGCGCAGGGCCGGCCGGGCGTTCAACAGCATGGACAAACAATCGGGCTATGCCGCTCGCTTTGAACAGGCGAGAGACGGCGGCTGGGGAGCGATCACCGTGCAAATGTGTGTGGTTGGTCTTGGTTCAAGCCTAGGAGAGGCGAGGCAGAGCGTTAGTGATGGCATCGCTGTCTGGCTCGAATACAAGCGGGACAATAACGAACCGGTTCCAGATCCCGAGTGGAAAGAAGTACCGCTTAACGATTCTGTCAGCAGCTATTGA
- a CDS encoding helix-turn-helix transcriptional regulator, with protein sequence MDVIIRLPAVLACTGLSRSSLYAQMAAKTFPQSISLGDRAVGWLQSEIESWQEQRIALRGNTGDNPFQHSR encoded by the coding sequence GTGGATGTGATTATAAGGCTGCCGGCCGTGCTGGCATGCACTGGCTTATCTCGCAGTTCCCTCTATGCCCAGATGGCCGCCAAGACATTTCCCCAGTCCATTTCGTTGGGTGACAGGGCTGTAGGCTGGCTCCAATCAGAGATTGAATCCTGGCAGGAGCAGCGTATCGCACTCAGGGGCAACACTGGGGACAACCCGTTCCAGCATTCTAGATAG
- a CDS encoding helix-turn-helix domain-containing protein, with protein sequence MMTLVDAIASSKKAPRIKDLVELFDCSDTKLYELVRDDRIPHFRVGSSIRFDPFVLSRWVQGKAA encoded by the coding sequence ATGATGACTCTGGTGGACGCCATCGCCAGCAGCAAAAAAGCACCCCGTATCAAAGACCTCGTTGAACTCTTTGATTGTTCGGACACGAAGCTCTACGAACTCGTCAGAGACGACCGTATCCCCCACTTCAGAGTCGGCTCTTCCATCCGCTTCGACCCCTTTGTTCTGTCCAGATGGGTACAAGGCAAAGCGGCATGA
- a CDS encoding cytochrome P450: MQKLREESSIPAWSSDEFDSPVSPHIEPAYFDKDLDAWVLSRYEDVLAAFRSSGLGNNGKSLRTTEDDEAMEKMRAEAREALSPAQLRAWSEVITPIIQARAQTLPEGSPVDLLDSYVRPNCLDLAALVTGIDPQEAARLRTLAGTVSAAAAEPYDPALRAEAKSVTPALQACFHARAEALRDSGFVALSHTLPCMLANAFYALLQNPQQWALVHLESGLIEQAIEELMRHAGLGRFLRRQATEDLVIGDAFIRQGDRLILRIIAANHDPVRFAQPHELDVCRRGAAHFTLGAGSHACVGASLLRMASVAMLRPLVELFSSASLTEPVTWQGGSGFRSPKNLPVVLRRDVVS; the protein is encoded by the coding sequence ATGCAAAAACTACGAGAAGAATCATCCATACCCGCCTGGAGTAGCGATGAATTCGACTCCCCTGTATCTCCGCACATTGAGCCTGCTTATTTCGATAAGGATCTGGACGCCTGGGTTCTGAGCCGTTACGAAGATGTACTCGCAGCGTTTCGCTCTTCGGGTCTTGGCAACAATGGCAAGTCGCTCCGGACCACGGAAGACGACGAGGCCATGGAGAAGATGCGCGCAGAGGCAAGGGAAGCGCTTTCTCCCGCCCAGCTTCGTGCCTGGTCGGAGGTCATAACCCCTATTATTCAGGCACGAGCTCAGACTCTGCCCGAAGGGTCCCCTGTAGACCTGCTCGATTCCTACGTTAGACCGAATTGCCTTGACTTGGCGGCCCTTGTGACAGGAATTGATCCGCAAGAGGCTGCGCGACTGCGAACACTTGCCGGGACTGTCTCGGCGGCAGCCGCGGAACCCTATGATCCGGCGCTCCGTGCGGAGGCAAAGTCTGTTACCCCCGCGCTTCAGGCTTGTTTTCACGCGAGAGCCGAGGCCCTGCGCGACTCCGGATTCGTCGCCCTCTCGCATACGTTGCCTTGTATGCTGGCGAATGCGTTCTACGCCTTGTTGCAGAATCCGCAGCAGTGGGCACTCGTTCATCTGGAGTCCGGCCTGATTGAGCAGGCGATTGAAGAGTTGATGAGGCACGCCGGCCTGGGTCGCTTTCTGCGCCGTCAGGCAACGGAAGATTTGGTGATAGGGGATGCTTTCATTCGCCAGGGAGATCGATTGATCCTGCGTATCATCGCCGCCAATCACGATCCTGTCCGCTTCGCTCAGCCCCATGAGCTGGATGTATGTCGCCGTGGAGCGGCGCACTTCACCCTCGGAGCCGGATCTCACGCGTGTGTAGGGGCAAGTCTCTTGCGCATGGCTTCTGTTGCCATGCTTCGTCCGCTCGTTGAGTTATTTTCTTCTGCGAGCTTGACGGAACCCGTCACCTGGCAGGGCGGCTCGGGATTTCGATCTCCCAAGAATCTGCCGGTTGTTCTTCGGAGAGATGTCGTTTCTTAG
- a CDS encoding transposase yields the protein MPKDLVRYQQTGNLHLVTFSCYRRLPYLGTPAIRELFERSLEKMRMKYDFYINAYVVMPEHVHLLINEPKRAILVKTLQALKISAQAGAYIRNPFGCRHEWGAGVHMIATFAALMFMFVGAVRTSRAHLTA from the coding sequence ATGCCGAAGGACCTTGTTCGCTATCAACAGACAGGAAACCTGCATCTTGTGACCTTCTCTTGTTATCGGAGGCTTCCGTATCTCGGTACTCCTGCGATCCGCGAGCTCTTCGAAAGGTCTTTGGAAAAGATGCGTATGAAGTACGACTTCTATATCAATGCCTATGTCGTAATGCCAGAGCACGTGCATCTGTTGATCAACGAACCCAAACGGGCGATCCTGGTAAAGACCCTTCAGGCGCTAAAGATATCCGCGCAGGCGGGGGCATATATCCGAAACCCCTTTGGGTGCCGTCATGAATGGGGCGCCGGCGTTCACATGATCGCAACGTTCGCTGCACTCATGTTTATGTTCGTAGGTGCCGTAAGGACGTCTCGGGCACATCTGACTGCCTGA
- a CDS encoding ATP-grasp domain-containing protein, which produces MERRPAIFCISTYEKGQAFLREAAALGCDVTLLTIEKHANGDWPKDSLVDFQTMPAGLTPEQVLNTVTYYARTHRIDRIVALDEFDLETAALLREHLRLPGMGQTATRFFRDKLAMRTAAKAAGIAVPDFSPVVNHEDIRHFLQNTQGPWLLKPRSSAAAIGIKRVGHPDEIWPLLEQLGDAASEHVLECFVPGEIFHVEGVTWDREVLFAAAHKYGKPPMQTMHHGGVFTTRTLDREDDDAVSLRTIHAATLSALGMIHGVTHSEFIKAHADGRFYFLETAARVGGAFIAEVVQYASGLNPWTEWARIEVARLRGERYHLPELRQDYAGSVICLARQEQPDLSAYADPEIVYRLPKHHHAGLIVRSDSAQRVESLLESYAGRFLEDFYARMDVPDRPTS; this is translated from the coding sequence ATGGAACGGCGACCGGCGATATTTTGCATCAGCACCTACGAGAAGGGCCAGGCGTTCCTGCGCGAAGCCGCTGCGCTGGGCTGTGATGTCACACTGCTGACCATCGAGAAGCATGCGAACGGGGACTGGCCGAAGGATAGTCTGGTAGATTTCCAGACCATGCCTGCGGGGCTGACGCCGGAGCAGGTGCTGAACACCGTCACCTACTACGCCCGCACTCACCGTATCGATCGGATCGTTGCCCTGGATGAGTTCGATCTGGAGACGGCGGCGCTGTTGCGCGAGCATCTGCGGTTGCCGGGGATGGGGCAGACCGCGACACGGTTCTTTCGCGACAAGCTGGCGATGAGGACTGCGGCGAAGGCCGCTGGAATCGCGGTCCCCGACTTCTCGCCCGTTGTGAACCACGAAGACATCCGTCACTTTCTGCAGAACACGCAGGGACCGTGGCTGCTGAAGCCCCGGTCGAGCGCCGCGGCGATCGGGATCAAGCGAGTGGGACATCCGGACGAGATCTGGCCGCTGCTCGAACAGCTTGGAGATGCCGCCAGCGAGCACGTGCTGGAGTGCTTTGTCCCTGGTGAGATCTTCCATGTCGAAGGGGTCACCTGGGACCGCGAGGTGCTCTTTGCCGCCGCCCACAAGTACGGCAAGCCTCCGATGCAGACCATGCATCACGGTGGTGTCTTTACAACGCGAACTCTCGACCGCGAAGATGATGACGCGGTATCGTTGCGCACGATCCATGCGGCAACTTTGTCGGCGTTGGGGATGATTCACGGTGTTACGCACAGCGAATTCATCAAGGCGCACGCGGATGGACGTTTCTACTTTCTCGAGACTGCGGCGAGAGTCGGGGGCGCCTTTATTGCCGAGGTGGTGCAGTATGCCAGCGGCCTGAATCCCTGGACGGAGTGGGCTCGGATCGAAGTCGCCCGGCTGCGCGGGGAACGCTACCACCTTCCCGAGTTACGTCAGGACTACGCTGGCAGCGTGATCTGTCTGGCACGCCAGGAGCAGCCCGATCTGTCGGCCTACGCAGACCCGGAGATCGTCTACCGATTGCCTAAGCATCATCATGCAGGGCTGATCGTGCGCTCAGACTCGGCCCAAAGGGTGGAGTCTTTGCTGGAAAGCTACGCTGGGCGATTTCTCGAGGACTTTTACGCGCGGATGGACGTGCCGGACAGGCCGACGTCGTAG